The following DNA comes from Curtobacterium sp. 9128.
AGCCCCCGCAGGCCGTGCAGACCCTGGTCGAGGTGTCCCGGCTCCGCCGGATGGCCCAACAGGTCGGGCTGTCCGACGTGGTCGTCATGGGATCGAACCTGCGGGTCGCGGGCAAGGAGCTCGCGGACTCGTCGCAGGTGCGGCTCAAGCGGATGTTCCCCGGGGCGAAGTGGTTCCCCCAGCAGAACGCGTCGAGCATCCCGATGCCGCGTCCGCACGGCGAGGCCCTCCCCGACGACGCGCTGATCCAGTGGGTCGAGAGCATCCTGACCGCCGTCTACGGCGCGACGGCGGCCGCCGAGGCGCCCGCCGCGTAGCGGGTCGCACGGTGCGTGGCCGGCCCGGCCACGTGCCCTGCGGCGTGCGCATCGTCGGACGGGAGGCTCGGTGCGGGCTGGCACCGTGCCTCCCGTCCGGCGACCGGTCGCGCTACTCGGTGGACTCGGCCTCGGAGAGCTCGCGGCGGGCCCGGTGGTGGCGCGCCTTGAGGCTCACGACGATCGCGGAGGCGACCATCGCGATGCCGGAGCCGATCAGCACCGCCAGCGTGCCCTCGTCGACGATCTCCTCGTTGTTCGCGAACGCCAGCTCGTTCATGAGCAGCGACACCGTGAAGCCGATCCCGCCCAGCACGCCGACCGTCACGATCGACCAGAACGACAGCGACGGACGACCCGGCCCGCGGAAGACCCGTGTCGCGACGGCACCGCACAGCGTGATGCCGACGATCTTGCCGACCGGCAGCGCGAGGACGACGCCCCAGAACGTCGGGGAGAGCTCACTGATGCCGACCGCGGGGATGACGACCGCCGCCGACGCGAACGCGAAGATCGGCAGGACGACGGCGTTCGACCACGGCTCCACCCGGTCGTACACGGTGTGCCCGGGACGCCGCGGCAGCACGAGCCCGAGGGCGACGCCGGCGATCGTGGCGTGCACGCCCGAGTGGTAGACGAGCCACCAGGTCAGCGCACCGAGGACGATCATCGCGGCGATGATCCAGCCCTGCCCGGCGCGACCAGGGAGCAGCATCCGACCCAGCAACCAGAAGAGGACGAGCACGACCGCGGCGCCACCGAGCGCGAGGAAGTCCGTGTCGCTGGCGAAGACGACCGCGATGATGACGATCGCGATGAGGTCGTCGAGGACCGCGAGGGCGAGCAGGAACACCCGGAGCGACGACGGCAGGCCGCGGCCGAACATCGCGAGGACGCCGAGCGCAAAGGCGATGTCGGTCGCGGTCGGGATCGGCCAGCCGTGGGTGTACTGCGTGCCGGCCGTCACGGCGAGGTAGACCCCGGCGGGCACCAGCACGCCGCCGACCGCCGCGATCGCGGGCACGATCGCGGTCTTCGGGTTCGACAGCTCGCCCGCGACGAGCTCCTGCTTCAACTCGATCGCGACGAGCAGGAAGAACACGGCGAGGAGCCCGTCGCTGATCCAGTGCGCGACGGACAGGTCGAGTCCGATCGCGCCCCACGGGGAGTGCAGGTGCAGCACGTGCTCGAGCCCGGGGCCGGCCGGGGTGTTCGCGACGAGGAGGCCGAGCACCGCCGCGGTGAGCAGGGCGATGGCGCTGAAACGGGGGGAGCGGACGACAGCAAGCATGGAACTCCGTCAGAGATCGGGAAACGGTCCGTCGACCAGACTTCCCGACACGCCTCGACCATCGTACCGGACGGCCCCCGTGCGAGCATGGCCGACATGAGCGCCATGGAGGACCTCGCAGCCGTCGTCGACCGCTTGCTCGCCCCGGAGGACGGGTGCGTGTGGAACCGCGTGCAGACGCATGCGTCGCTGTCGCGCTACGCGGTGGAGGAGTCGTACGAGCTCGTCGACGCGATCGAGGACGGCGACGCCGACGACCTCCGCGAAGAGCTCGGGGACGTGCTGTACCAGGTGGTGCTGCACGCGGGGATCGCCGCCAGGGACGGCTCGTTCGACCTGCAGGACGTCGCCGCGACCGCCCGCGACAAGATGGTCCGCCGACACCCGCACGTGTTCGGCGACGAGCACGCCGACACGGTCGAGGACGTCGTCCGGGTCTGGCGCGCTGCGAAGGCGGCCGAGAAGTCGAGCCGGACCAGTGCGTTCGACGGCGTCCCGCGGGCGATGCCGCCGCTGGAGCGTGCGGTGAAGCTGCTGGAACGCCTGGAGGAACGTGGCGACGCCGAGGCGGTGGTCGCCGCCGTCGTCGGGTCGGCCGGGGACGGCGACGGCAGGACGGGCGGCCGTGCGGACGGTGTCGACACCGGATGGGGTGTCCGCATGCTGGCGGCGGTCGCCGAGGCGCAGCGCGCGGGGATCGACCCGGTCGCGAGTCTGCGCGCGGCGGTCGGTCGGCTCGACGCAGCGGGACGCGCGACCGACGACGTCGGGTGAGTGTGGGTGACCGCCTTCTGGCGGGAGAAGTGCGGGCGTCCTCCTAACCCGAAAAAGGAGGACGCCCGCAGAGCGGGCAGACGGCGCCCCAGGGGTGGTGGCGCCGGCAGGGAAGCCCGCTCGAACCGCGGGGCACACTGCAGCACGTTGCCCACGCGATCGGACCGGTGGGTGGATCAGGCACCCGTCGGTCCGAGGTTCTGGATAGAGAATATCAGTAGGTCGGACGCCACGCAAGCCGGGCGTCGCGATCTGACAGGATTGACCCATGGCGACGACCGTGACGGCACCCCGTGGCATGCGTGACTTCCTCCCCGCGGACAAGGCGCGTCGCGAGCACGTCCTCGGCGTGATCCGGGGGGTGTACTCCCGCCACGGGTTCGACGAGATCGAGACCCCGGTGGTCGAGGACTCGGCACGCCTGCACTCGGGCCTGGGCGGCGACAACGAGAAGCTGGCGTTCGGTGTGATGCGTCGCGGGCTCTCGGTAGAGGACCTCCGCAGCGCCGAGGCCCCGCTCGACCTCGCCGACCTCGGGCTCCGCTTCGACCTCACGGTGCCGCTCGCCCGCTTCTACGCCTCGCACCGCGCCGAGCTCCCGACGGTGTTCCGCGCCGTGCAGATCGCACCCGTCTGGCGCGCCGAGCGTCCACAGAAGGGGCGGTACCGGCAGTTCGTGCAGTGCGACATCGACATCCTCGGCGAACCGGGGCAGCTCGCCGAGATCGAACTCATCCGGGCGACGACCGCAGCGCTCGACGCACTCGGCGTGACGGGGACCTCGATCCGGATCAACGACCGCCGCATCCTCGTGGCACTGCTGGCGTCGTGGGGCATCACGGACCCGGCCGCCGCCGACCGTGCCCTGATCACGATCGACAAGCTCGACAAGATCGGCGCGGACGGTGTCGCGCGAGAG
Coding sequences within:
- the nhaA gene encoding Na+/H+ antiporter NhaA, which encodes MLAVVRSPRFSAIALLTAAVLGLLVANTPAGPGLEHVLHLHSPWGAIGLDLSVAHWISDGLLAVFFLLVAIELKQELVAGELSNPKTAIVPAIAAVGGVLVPAGVYLAVTAGTQYTHGWPIPTATDIAFALGVLAMFGRGLPSSLRVFLLALAVLDDLIAIVIIAVVFASDTDFLALGGAAVVLVLFWLLGRMLLPGRAGQGWIIAAMIVLGALTWWLVYHSGVHATIAGVALGLVLPRRPGHTVYDRVEPWSNAVVLPIFAFASAAVVIPAVGISELSPTFWGVVLALPVGKIVGITLCGAVATRVFRGPGRPSLSFWSIVTVGVLGGIGFTVSLLMNELAFANNEEIVDEGTLAVLIGSGIAMVASAIVVSLKARHHRARRELSEAESTE
- a CDS encoding MazG family protein yields the protein MSAMEDLAAVVDRLLAPEDGCVWNRVQTHASLSRYAVEESYELVDAIEDGDADDLREELGDVLYQVVLHAGIAARDGSFDLQDVAATARDKMVRRHPHVFGDEHADTVEDVVRVWRAAKAAEKSSRTSAFDGVPRAMPPLERAVKLLERLEERGDAEAVVAAVVGSAGDGDGRTGGRADGVDTGWGVRMLAAVAEAQRAGIDPVASLRAAVGRLDAAGRATDDVG
- the hisS gene encoding histidine--tRNA ligase, which encodes MATTVTAPRGMRDFLPADKARREHVLGVIRGVYSRHGFDEIETPVVEDSARLHSGLGGDNEKLAFGVMRRGLSVEDLRSAEAPLDLADLGLRFDLTVPLARFYASHRAELPTVFRAVQIAPVWRAERPQKGRYRQFVQCDIDILGEPGQLAEIELIRATTAALDALGVTGTSIRINDRRILVALLASWGITDPAAADRALITIDKLDKIGADGVARELGEVLGVDLPDLAATIGALETADWESVRGAAWLDEDAFADLLRLREALPGVDLRFDPTLVRGMGYYTGTIFEVAHPDFGYSLGGGGRYDGMIGRFLGQDVPAVGFSLGFERLVDLVTLPEAATSDAVVLVYDKDVDPVRLAALKGEALEQHHRVRLEKRTKNTKNLLAGLAAQGFGSFATVGADTTSLEGVEFRPLA